CACCGCGGCGAACGTGTACGGGAGGCGGAGCCGCTCTTCGCGGGGTTCCTCGACCACGAGCGGGTACACCCGCTCGGCGAACGCCCGCTCGTCCTCGCTCGCGTCGACCTCGCCGAAGTAGATCGCCTCGAACCGGTCGAACTCGTCGACCAGCAGGTCGAGGCGTTCGACGCTGAAGTCCCGGGCCTTCGAGGGGTCTTTCGCGAAGAAGTACCGCAGCACCTCGGGTTCGAGCAGTTCGAGGACGTCGGAGACGAGGATGACGTTGCCCGCCGAGGAGGAGAACGGTTCGCCGTCGAGGGTGAACCACTCGTAGACCATCGGCACCGGCGGTTCGATCCCGAGGACGTTCCGGGCGACGTCCTCGCCGCTGGGCCACGACCCCTCGGCGTGGTCCTTGCCGAACGGCTCGAAGTCGACGCCGAGTACCTGCCACTGGCCGGGCCACTCGAAGCGCCACGGCATCTTCCCCTCGCGGAGGGTGGCGGTCCCCTCGTGGCCACAGCCCTCGATGGTCCGGTCGCCGGCCTCCATGTCGGTACAGCGGTAGTCGACCGTGCCGACCTCGCCGGCGTCGAGGTCGACGCCGGTGACGGTCTCGGTCACCTTCCCGCACTCCTCGCAGATGGGGTTGAACGGGACGTAGTCGTCGTCGACCTTGTCCTGGTACTTCGAGAGCACCTCGCGGGCGTGCTCGCGGTTCCCGAGGACGTGGCGGGTCACCGCGTCGAGGTCGCCGGACTCGTAGAGGTCGGTCGTCGAGACGAGGTCGATCGGCACGTCGACGGCGTCGGCGCTGTCCTGGATGATCGTCGAGAAGTGCTCCCCGTAGGAGCCACAGCAGCCGAACGGGTCGGGGATGTCGGTGTAGGGCGCGCCGAGGTTCCGGCCGAGCGCGCCCGCGTCCACGTCACCGAGGTCGACGAGGTTCCCGTCGAGGTCACAGAGGGTGCGCGGAAGTTTGCGGAGGGGGTCGCGGTCGTCGGCCGTAAACACCTGCCGGACCTCGTGGCCGCGCTCGCGCAGCACCGCGGCGACGTAGTAGCCGCGCATGATCTCGTTGACGTTGCCGAGGTGGGGGACGCCCGAGGGGGAGATGCCGCCCTTGATGACGATGGGTTCGTCGGGGTCGCGGGCCTCGATCCGGTCTGCGACCTCGTCGGCCCAGAAGACGTGGTGTTCCTCGCCTCCCTCGCGCTCGCGCTGGAGGGTGTAGGGGCTCTCGGCGTCGGCGTCGTCCTCAGCGCTCATCGCTGGCCCAGTATGTCGGTTCCTCGCCCGCCCCCGCGGGGACGACGTCCGTGCCGTCGTGGTCGCCGTGGCGGACGGCGCGGGCGATCCGCTCGGGGTCGGTGCCGTCGAGGACGATGGTCCGCATCCCCGAGCGCTGGATGATCTTCGCCGCCAGCAGGTCGACGGGCGCCGAGGCGCCGGCGTTCATCTCGAGGCCGGCGATCACGTCGACCAGTTCGGCGGCGGTCAGTTCGTCGTACTTCGTCGCCTCGTCGTCCTCGTTCGGGTCGGCGCTGTAGACCCCGGGGACGCTCGTCGCGTACACCAGCAGGTCGGCGTCGACGTACTCGGCGAGGGCGGCGCCGACGGCGTCGGTCGTCTGGGCCGGGGCGACCCCGCCCATCACGCAGACGTCGCCCTGCCGGAGCGCCTCGCCGGCCTCCTCGTAGTCGAGCGCGGGCGCCCGGACGGACTCCTCGCCCAGCGCCGCGATCAGCAGGCGCGCGTTCAGCCGGGTGACGTCGATCCCTAGCTGGTCGAGTTCGATCTCGTTCGCTCCGAGGTCGCGGGCGGCGCCGATGTACTCGCGGGCGACGCCGCCGCCCCCGACGACGGCCCCCACTCGACACCCGTCCGCGACGAGGTCTTCGACGACGGCGGCGTGCTCGGCCACCCGGTCGGCGCCGGGTTCGGGCACGAGCACGCTCCCGCCGATAGAAACGACCACTTTCATACTATGGCCGAGTAACCGGGTTGCTCTCTTAAGGGTTGCCAACTGACCGGCGACAGCTACAAAGCCCGAGCGCGCTATCTCACCACCATGCACGTACTCGGGGTTCTCGACGGCGGGGCGGGCGCCGATCCGCTCGAACGGACCGTCGATCGACTGGTCGACGCGCTCTCGCGGCGCGGCCGCGTCGGCGTCGTCCGCTACGACGCGACCATCGCCGACGGGACGGCCGCGTTCGGGGAGTCCGCCGCCCGCGCGGGCGGGGACGTCACCTACGCCCTCGGCGCCGACGGCGACTGGTCCGCCTGCGGCACCGGCCTGTCCGTCGACGACGCGCTCGCGTCGCTGGCGACCGACTGCGCGTACGCCGTCGTCGTCGGCCTCTCGCCGCGCCGACACCCGTCGGTCGTCGTCGGCGACGAGGACGCGGCGGACGATGCGCTCGCGACGGTCGACTCGCCCGCGGATCTCGACGCCGAGGCGGTCGCCGACGCGCTCGACGCCCGCGACCCGTACGAGACGCTCGACTCGCTGGTCGCCCGCGTGAAGGCCGCGCCCGGCGCCGACCGCTCGGGTGCGATCGCGACGTTCACCGGCCGCGTCCGCGCGAAGGACGGCCCGGACGACCCGCGGACCGAGTCCCTCGAGTTCGAGAAGTACGACGGCGTCGCCGACGAACGACTGGCGGCGATCCGGGAGGACCTCGAGGCGCGCGAGGGCGTCCACGCCGTCGAACTCCACCACCGGACGGGCGTCGTCCGCGACGGCGAGGACATCGTCTTCGTCGTCGTGCTCGCGGGCCACCGCGAGGAGGCGTTTCGCACCGTCGAGGACGGGATCAACCGGCTGAAAGACGAGGTGCCGCTGTTCAAAAAGGAAGTGACAGTCGAAGAGGAGTTCTGGGTTCACGACCGCTCGTGAGCCGTTCGTTCTGTCCGCGTCCGTTCGAAATATAATCGGGCCGTGTCACGGAATGACACGCGATCCGGGGCCCGATCCGGCGAGCCGAGATAACGAATCTCAGGCGATTTTAAAACGTCTACGGCGATCTAAGACACTCGTAAAACATCGCGAAACGGGGCGCAAAACGTATTCGTTACGGCCCGATCCGCTGAACGCAACCGAAACGCCGCTAACCATCCCGCCTTTATAATCCATCTCCGCCGCTACGGTTCGATGTCGATGAGCACGACAGCCCACCCCTCCACGGACAGCAAGGAAAGCCGCCTGAAGCGATACCTGCACGAACGCGCGAAAGACGGTGAGCTCTACTTCAAGGGCAAGTTCATCGCCGACGACGTCGGCCTGTCCCCGAAGGAGATCGGCGCGCTCATGGTCAAACTCTCCGAGTCGTGCTCCGACCTCGAGATCGAGAAGTGGTCGTACACCAGCGCGACCACGTGGCGCGTCGAGCCGGCCTGAGGTTCCTGCGCCCTCCGTCGACGCACGAACCGCTCCGAACCGACCCGCCGACGGCTCCCCGCTCGGCCGACGCGCGATCACACGCGCGGATTCTCGGCAGTCGATTTATAGCCGGCGGCGCCGAATGACCGACGATGTACGACGTTGACCCGCCCGAGTCCGGCCCTTCGCTCGAGCGGATCGAGTCGGTCTTCGCCGTCTACGACGTCGAGACCGACGGCGACGAGCTTCGATACTACGGCGACCCGTTGCTCGACCCGGAGGCGGCGATGCGCGAACTCTGGCCAGCGTTTCGCGAGGCGGGCTACGAGGCCCAGCTCCGGCTTCGCCACGGCGAGTACGTCGTCGTCGCCGAACCGATCTCGATCGGCGTCGAGGGCGTCCCGTGGACGAACGTGATCCTCTTTCTCGCGACCGTCGGCTCGACGCTGTTCGCCGGCTCGCAGTGGTACTACATCGACCCGTTCGCGAACCCGACGGGGATGCTTCGGGCGTGGCCGTTCACCGTCGCCATCCTCACCGTGCTTGGCGTCCACGAGATGGGCCACTACGTCCTGAGCCGCTACCACCGGGTCGAGGCGTCGCTGCCGTACTTCCTGCCCGTCCCGACGCTGATCGGGACGATGGGGGCGGTGATCAAGATGAAAGGCCGGATGCCCGACCGCAAGGCGCTGTTCGACATCGGCGTCGCCGGCCCGCTGGCCGGCCTCGCGGCGACGGTCGTCGTCACCGTGATCGGCCTGCACCTGCCGCCGGTCCACGCGCCGCCCGAACTCGTCGACAGCACGAACACGATCGAGATCAGCCTCGGCTACCCGCCGCTGCTCGAACTGCTCGCGGCGGCGTTCGACCAGCCGCTGTACCGCGACGACCCGACGACGGTCGTCCACCCGGTCGTCATCGGCGGCTGGGTCGGGATGTTCGTCACGTTCCTCAACCTGCTGCCGGTCGGTCAACTCGACGGCGGCCACGTCCTCCGGGCGATGGCCGGCGAGTTCCAGGAGACCATCGCCGCGCTCGTCCCCGGCGCGCTGTTCGCGCTCGCCGCCTACCTCTACTACGTCAGCGGCTACAGCGGCAACTCGGTGTTCATCTGGGTGTTCTGGGGGCTGTTCGCCACCCTCATCGCGGCGGTCGGGCCGGCCCAGCCGGTCGACGACTCCCGGCTCGGCGTCGGCCGGTTCGTCGTCGGGGTCGTCACCTTCGCCCTCGGCGTGCTCTGTTTCATGCCGGTGCCTATCGCCGTCGTCAGCTGATCGTCAGTGCGTGTAGCCCCGATCCGGCAGGGGTTCGCCGTCGAGCGTGATCCCCTCGGCTTCCGCCTCGACCGTCCCGATTTCGGCGATCGGTACGTCCGCGTCCTCCCGGGCGGCGTCGAGGTCGGCCTCGCGAACGGTGACCACGAGTTCGAAGTCCTCGCCGAAGGTCATCGCCGTCTCCAGTGGCTCGTCGACGACCTCGCGTACCGTCTCGTCGACGGGGACCCGGTCGGCGTCGACGGCGAAGCCACAGCCCGAGGCCTCGGCGAGTTGGTGTAGCGAGCGCGCGAGGCCGTCGCTCGAATCCATCATCGCGGTCGCGTACGGCGCGAGCGCGCGGCCGGCGGCCACCCGCGGCTCGAAGCGGAAGAGGTCGTTCGCCCGGTCGGCGTCCCCGCGCTCGAAAAGCTGGAGGGCGGCGGCGCTCCGGCCGAGCGTCCCGGTGACGCAGACGACCTCGCCCGGCCGGGCGCCCTCGCGGTAGACGGGGTCGTCGGTCCGACCGATCGCGGTCGTCGCGACGGTGAACTCCTCGTGGGCGTCGAGGTCGCCGCCGACGTAGTCGGCGCCGACGCGCTCGCAGACGTCCCGGGCGCCCCGGACGAACGCGAGCAGTTCCTCGCGGTCGAACGCCGGGGCGGCGTAGGCGGCGACGGCGGCCGTCGCCTCGGCGCCCATCGCGGCGACGTCCGACAGCGACGCACCGACGGCCCGCCAGCCCGCGGCGTACCGCGTCGTGCCGGCGGGGAAGTCCGTCCGCTCGTGGAGCATGTCGGTCGTCACGACGAGGTCGTCGACGACGGCGGCGTCGTCGCCGGCCGCCTCGAGTTCCTCCGCGAGGGCCGCCAGCGCGTCGCGTTCGTCCATAGGGTCACGTTCGATGCGAAGCCGAAAAGGGACTCGGAAATCGGCCGGCCCCCGCGGGATCGACACTCCGGTGGCTTGAAGCGTCCGGTGGTCCTCCGAACCGATATGTCAGCGCCAGCGCGGCGGCGGTCGATGATCGCGGGGTTTGCGGGCGCGCTCATCGTGCTCGCGGTCCTGCTGTGGCTCGTCGGGGTCGGGGAGGTCGTCGCGACGCTCCGGCGCGCCGACGTCGACGTGCTGGCGCTGGTCGCGCTGGCCGCGCTCGGCTGGCTGCTCGCGTGGTCGCTCGCGCTCCGGACGGTCCTCGCCATCCTCGGCATCGACGTCAGCGTGAGGCAGGCGACGGCGGTGTTCGCGGCGACGGTCTTCGCGAACAACGTCACCCCGTTCGGCCAGGCCGGCGGCGAACCGGTGAGCGCCCTGCTGATCTCGTCGGTCGCCGACACCGAGTACGAGACCGGCCTCGCGACGATCGTCAGCCTCGACGCGCTCAAACTGTTGCCCCCGATCGGGTTCGGCCTGCTGGGGATCGCCTACTACGCGACGACGATCACCCTCTCCGAACGCCTCGAAACCGCCGCGGTGGCGCTCTGTGCGCTCGCGGTCGGCCTCCCCGCGGTCGGGCTGGCGCTGTGGCGCCGGCGCGACGGCGTCGCCTCGGGAACCGCCCGCGGCCTCGCGGCGGTGCTGGGCGGCCTCGGGCGCGTCATTCCGCGGTGGCGGCCGCCGACCGCCGCCGCGCTCGAACGCCGCGCCCGGGGGTTCGTCGGCGCGCTCGAACGGGTCGCCGGCGAGCCCCGCGCGGTCGCGTTCGCCCTCGCGTACGTCTCGCTGGGCTGGCTCGGGCTGATCGCCTCGCTGTGGCTGTCGCTGGCCGCGCTCGGCTTCGGCGACCCGCGGCTGCTCGCGGCGGCGTTCGTCGCGGTCCCGCTGGGAAGTGTCGCCTCCGCGACGCCGTTTCCCGGCGCGCTCGGTGGGATGGAGGCGGCGCTGGTCGTCCTGCTGACGCCGATCACGGGGCTGCCGGCGTCGGCGGTCGGCGCCGCGGTCCTCTGTCATCGGTTCGCCACCTACTGGCTGCCGACGCTGCTGGGCGGGGCGGCCGCGTTCGCGTTCGGCTCGACGGCGCGCTGGTGAGCGAGAGCGCCTTCAACCGGACAACGATGCTCTTAAATGGCGCCGAGGGGAACGAAACCCCAATGGCTACGATGTACGACGTTCCGGCGGACGCGCTCATCGACGCGCTCGCCGACGACCTCGCGGAGCGACTCGACGAACCAGACTGGGCCAAGTTCGCCAAGGCCGGCGCCGACCGCGAACTGCCCCCCGAGCAGGAGGACTTCTGGGCGGTCCGGGCCGCCAGCCTGCTCCGGAAGGTCGCCGACAACGGCCCCGTCGGCGTCGAGCGCCTCGCGACCGAGTACGGCGGCTCCAAGGGCGGCTCGAACCGCTACCGCGTCGCCCCCGACCGCCGCGCCGACGGCTCGCGCAGCGTGATCCGGACCATCCTCCAGCAACTCGAAGCGGAGGACCTCGTCGAGACCGCCGAGGGCGAGGGCCGCCGGATCACCCCCGAGGGACAGAGCCTGCTCGACGAGACCGCCGGCGAGGTCCTCGCGGAACTCGACCGCCCGGAACTCGAACGCTACGCGTAGAGCTATTCTCGCTCGTTTCGACGGCGATTCGTTCCGCAAGCGACGCGGCGGAACGGACCGGTCCGTAACGCTTGTATTCGCCCTACGACCACGTAGTTCAGGAACGTGACTCTCGTAACCCGGCGACGAGCGGACATCGCCGTCGGCGCCCTGATCGCGAGTATTCTGCTGGCTGGCGCCGTCAGTGCCGTACAACTGTCCCTGATGGACGGTTCGGCGATGGGGCAGATGGAGTCGGCGCCCCTGCTCCACTCCGTCGGGCCCTTTCTCGGCAGTCTCGTCGTCGCCAGTCTCGTCGGAGGCGTCTACGTCCTCGTCCGCGGGCAACTGATCCCGGACGCGTCGGATCGCGCGACGCAAACGACGGGTGATGCCGCCGAAGAATCCGCCGAAATCGACGCGACGGAGGGCGCGAACGCGGCCGATCCGTCGCCAGCCGACGCGGCCGCGAAGCCGCGGATTCTGGCGGTGCTCCCGGACGACGAGCGCCGAATCCTTGAACCCGTCGTCGAGTCGCCCGGCCTGACACAGAGCACGGTCGCCGACCGGTCGGGATTTTCCAGAAGCAAAGTCAGCCAGACCGTCACCGACCTCGAAGAGCGCGGCTTGCTGTATCGGGAGCCACAGGGGCGGACGTACCGCGTGTATCCCGCCGACGACCTCGACGAGCGCGCGTGAACCGCCGAATTCGCTTCGGACAAACGGTTACGGGAGAAATAAACGTTTAGGACGTCGTAGAACGCGTCTCGAACGGTCTCCTCGATGAATTCACGCCCTCCTTCATAACAGTCTCCCGTCCGTAGTGGCTCCCGTGGTGAACACCGATGCGATCAAACGCGACGATACGGCGGACGATTCGGCCGCCAGCAAGCACCCGGCGAGTCGGACGGGGGGAGCGACGATGACGAACGGCCGGTCCGCCCTCCGGACGTCGGTGCTCGTGCTCGCGGCCGTCGTGGCCATCCCGGTACTCGCGATGGCCCTCGGAGTGTCGACCATGGCGATCGGAGGCTGGGGTCACATGGCGGCCGGGACCGGCGCCTGGGGCGGAGCGATACCGGCGGTGCTCCCGCTTCTCGTGCTCGTCGGTCTCGGCTACGTCCTGTACGCCGGCCTGAACGAGGGGGACAGTCGGCGGACGGACGGCGCGCTCGAAGAACTCGAGGTCGCGTACGCTCGCGGGGAGTTGTCCGACGAGGAGTTCGAGCGTCGACGAGAACGACTGCGCGAGGGCGAGTAGCGCGCTTCGGCACGGGCGCCCATCCAATTCTGTGTGATGCGGTGAAAATTGCGTGACGTCAGCGGAATCTGGCGATATACGGAGCGCGCACTGTTCGACGTGCGCTACTACGTGGCACTCCTATCACACCATCACCATAACTGCTTATGGAGCGAGGAGATGTCTCCCCTCTATGGCCGATTCGGGTAACGACGAGTTCGACCCAACGGCACCGGACCAACGGGAGATCGGCCGCGAAATGGTCGACGACAGTACGGGACTCGGTCCGGTGATGGCCCACGCCTATCGCGGAGAGATAGACCGAGTGGGGACGTGGCGCCAGCGCCTCGACGAGACGACGACGTGGGCGGTGACGCTGATGGCAGCAATCCTGACGTGGGCGTTTTCGAGTACCGATAACCCACACTATATCTTGCTGATCGGGATCGTCGTCGTCACCGTCTTCCTGGGCATCGAAGCACGGCGGTACCGGGACTACGATGTCTTTCGCTCTCGTGCTCGAGTCATCCAAGAGAACCTGTTCGCAAACGCTCTCGATCCGTCCCAGGGCACTGAAAGTCACGACTGGCGAGCGGAACTGAGCAGGGACTATCGCAGGCCGACGCTGAAAGTCTCGTTCTACGAAGCACTCACGAACCGGCTCCGACGTGTGTACCTCGCTCTGCTCGGTGTCCTGCTGGTCGCGTGGGTCTTCAGGATTACAGCGTTCGCGCCGCGCCAGGACTGGCTGACAACCGCTGGAATCGTCCGTATCCCCGGGATCGTTGTGGTCGCCGTTGTAGGTGTGTTCTACGTCGTACTGCTGGGTGTCACCTTCTGGCCCCGCGAGCGCCATGCCAAGGGTGAATTCCGTGAAGGGGACCCGGACGACTGGAAAGAGACGGACCGATAACTCTGTTCTCCGCACTGACCGCGGCGGTCACGGCAGTTCGAGGTGGATAACCCGACCCTCGGGATCGGAGAGGAAGCCGCGCCGCCGAGTGAAATGCGATTCCGTTCTTCCGCGTACCGAAGACGCGCTACCGGGGCAGGTGAGATGCCCGCGTCTCGCGGCTCCGGCGAGCGAGTTCGCCGGACGGCGTCGTCGGTTCGCACGGCCGAACCGAAAACGGCGCTCCGTAATCATTTTCCCCTGCGCCGGACAACACGGATGCATGAGCGGCACACCGGACGACGACGATCTCGAGGAGCTCCGGCGCAAGAAGATGGAAGAGCTTCAGGAACGCGCCGAGACTCAGGGGGCCGACGAGGAGGCCCGCGAGGCCGCCCAGCAGCAGGCCGAAGCCCAGAAGCAGGCGCTGTTGCGCCAGTACCTCACCGACGAGGCCCGCAAGCGGCTCAACACGGTCAAGATGAGCAAGCCCGGTTTCGGCGAGCAGGTCGAACAGCAGGTCGTCGCGCTCGCGCGCAGCGGCCGCATCCGGGACAAGATCGACGACGAGAAGATGAAACAGCTGCTAAAGGAGCTACAGCCCGAGAAGAAACGCTTCGACATCCGGCGGCGCTGATGCGGCTCGGGCTGCTCTACAGCGGCGGCAAGGACTCGACGCTCGCGGCGCTGCTCCTCGACGAGTTCTACGACGTCACGCTGACGACGGCACACTTTGGCGTCACCGACGACTGGGAGCACGCCCGCGCGACCGCCGAGGCCGCCGGCTTCGCGTTCGAGCGTCTGCAACTCGACCCGGGCGTCGCGAACGAGGCCGTCGAGCGCATCCGCGAGGACGGCTTCCCGCGAAACGGCATCCAGCACGTCCACCAGCACGCCCTGGAGCGGGTCGCAGAGGAGGGTTACGACGCGGTCGCCGACGGCACCCGCCGGGACGACCGCGTCCCGACGGTCTCGCGGGCGCAGGCCCAGAGTCTCGAGGACCGACACGACCTCGACTACATCGCCCCGCTGTCGGGGTTCGGCCGGCGCGCGGTCGACCGGCTGGTCGAGGAGACCCTCGACGTGACCGTCGGCCCGAGCGAGGAGATCGCCCGCGCCGACTACGAGGCCGAACTGCGGGCGATCATCGCCGAGGAGGACGGCGAGGAGGCGGTCGCCGACCTCTTCCCCGACCACGAACAGACGCGCGTCAACCGGATCCACGAGGGCTGACGCCCGGGAGCGGCGGCCGGCGGGCGAATCGCGGGGTTCATGTCGCCCCGACGGAGTCCCGTAACTAGATGGACCCCGGACTCGGCTACTCGGTTCTCGCGGCGGTCGTCTGGGGGGTGTACCTGTTCGGGCTCAAGCAGTACTTCGAGGGGTATCCGGCGACGACCCTGTCGGTCTGCATCAACGCCTTCGCGATCGCCTTCTACCTCCCGGTGACGCTGCGGGCGCTCTCGGACGGTGCGGCGGCCTCGCTCTCGGATGCGGGGGCGACCCACGTCGGCGTCGTCGCGCTGACCGTCTGCGCGACGGCGGCGGCGTTCGTGCTCTTCCTGTACGCGATCGCCGACGGCGACGTCTCCTACGTCGCGCCGATCAACAAGGTCGTGCCGGCGTTCGTGTTGCCGATCGAGGTGCTCGTCCTCGGCCAACTGCTCGCGCCGCTGCAGGTGGTCGGCGTCCTCGTGGCGACGCTGGCGATCTACGTGGCGAACTACCGCGCCGGCGGCCTCCTCGACCCGTTCCGCCGGGCCGCCCGCTCGCGGCCCGCCCAACTCGCGTTGCTGTCGGCGGCGCTGTTTGCCGTCAGCGACGTCGGCAAGCGCGTGGCGCTGCAGGAACTGGCGATTCCCACGGCGCTGTGGGTACCGCTGTTGCTCGCGGGGGTGCTCGTCGTCTTGCTCCCGTCGGCCGTCCGCGAGCGCCCCGACGACCTGCGTGGCGACCTCCCGAAGTTCGCCGCCGCGGGCGCGGTCGTCGCGCTCGGCGAGCACACCACCACGGTCGCGTTCTCGCTGGTGCCCGCCAGCGTCGCCTCGCCGATCATCAACACGCAGGCGATCGTCGCGGTGTTGCTCGGGGGCGTGTTGCTGGGCGAGGAGCACTTTCGCGTCCGGATCGTCGCGGCGGTGCTGGCGGTCGCGGGCGTGACGCTCATCGCGCTGTGATCGCCGTCGAGACGCGAAAGACAGGTTTCAAGCGTCCGCTCCGCTAACCCGCTCGCATGTACGAGGGCATCAAGGGGTTTCGAGACTTCTACCCCGAGGAGATGCGGGCCTACCGCGAGACGATCGACGAGATCGAGGCGACGGCCCGCCGGTACGGCTTCCGCGAGATCGGAACGCCGGCGATGGAACGCGCGCAGATGTATGTCGACAAGAGCGGCGAGGAGATCGTCGAGGAACTCTATAGCTTCGAGGACCAGGGAGGACGGCACGTCGCGCTCACCCCCGAGTTGACGCCGACCGTCGCGCGGATGGTCGTCGCGAAACAGCAGGAACTGTCGAAGCCGATCAAGTGGTACTCGACGCGGCCGTTCTGGCGCTACGAGGAGCCTCAGCAGGGTCGGTTCCGCGAGTTCTACCAGACCAACGTCGATATCTTCGGGTCGAGCGACCCGTCCGCCGACGCCGAGATTCTGGCGGTCGCCGGCGACACGCTCACGAACCTCGGTCTGGAGCGCGAGGACTTCGAGTTCCGCGTCTCCCACCGCGACATCCTCGGCGGCCTGCTGGAGACCTTCGAGGGCGAGGTCGACACCCGCGAGGCGATCCGCGCGGTCGACAAGAGCGCGAAAGTCGAGCGCGCGGAGTACTACGACCTGCTGGCCGAGGCCGGCCTCTCGTACGATCAGGCCGAGCAGTTCGACGACCTGCTCGCCGTCGGCGAGGGGAACCTGGACGAACTGGTCGAGTTCGCCGGCACCGACCGCATCGAGGCGGCGGTGACGAACCTGCAGGAGGTGCTGTCGGCGGCCGAGGACTTCGGCGTCCGCCAGCACTGTACGCTCTCGCTGGAGACCGCGCGGGGGCTCGACTACTACACGGGCGTCGTCTTCGAGTGCTTCGACTCCGCGGGCGAGGTCTCGCGTGCGGTCTTCGGCGGCGGCCGCTACGACGACCTGATCGAGAGCTTCGGCGGCCAGCCGACGCCCGCGGTCGGCTTCGCGCCGGGCGTGATGAACTCGACGTTGCCGCTGTTGCTCCAGCGCGCCGGCGTCTGGCCCGAGGAGGCGCTGCGGACCGACTACTACGTCCTGCGGGTCGGCGACACCCGGCCGGTCGCCGCCCGGATCGCCCGCGACCTGCGCGAGCGGGGCCACGTCGTCGAAACCGACGTCGCCGGCCGGTCGTTCGGCGCACAGATGAACTACGCCGACTCGATCAACGCCGAGACGGTCGTCATCGTCGGCGAGCGCGACCTCGAAAACGACGAGGTGACGGTCAAGGACATGGAGTCGGGCGATCAGGTGCAGGTGCCCGTCGACGAGTTCCCCGGGGACCGCACGCGGCCGACGTA
The Salinilacihabitans rarus DNA segment above includes these coding regions:
- a CDS encoding DUF7123 family protein; translation: MSMSTTAHPSTDSKESRLKRYLHERAKDGELYFKGKFIADDVGLSPKEIGALMVKLSESCSDLEIEKWSYTSATTWRVEPA
- the pyrH gene encoding UMP kinase, with the translated sequence MKVVVSIGGSVLVPEPGADRVAEHAAVVEDLVADGCRVGAVVGGGGVAREYIGAARDLGANEIELDQLGIDVTRLNARLLIAALGEESVRAPALDYEEAGEALRQGDVCVMGGVAPAQTTDAVGAALAEYVDADLLVYATSVPGVYSADPNEDDEATKYDELTAAELVDVIAGLEMNAGASAPVDLLAAKIIQRSGMRTIVLDGTDPERIARAVRHGDHDGTDVVPAGAGEEPTYWASDER
- a CDS encoding 30S ribosomal protein S19e; its protein translation is MATMYDVPADALIDALADDLAERLDEPDWAKFAKAGADRELPPEQEDFWAVRAASLLRKVADNGPVGVERLATEYGGSKGGSNRYRVAPDRRADGSRSVIRTILQQLEAEDLVETAEGEGRRITPEGQSLLDETAGEVLAELDRPELERYA
- a CDS encoding molybdopterin synthase codes for the protein MHVLGVLDGGAGADPLERTVDRLVDALSRRGRVGVVRYDATIADGTAAFGESAARAGGDVTYALGADGDWSACGTGLSVDDALASLATDCAYAVVVGLSPRRHPSVVVGDEDAADDALATVDSPADLDAEAVADALDARDPYETLDSLVARVKAAPGADRSGAIATFTGRVRAKDGPDDPRTESLEFEKYDGVADERLAAIREDLEAREGVHAVELHHRTGVVRDGEDIVFVVVLAGHREEAFRTVEDGINRLKDEVPLFKKEVTVEEEFWVHDRS
- a CDS encoding SHOCT domain-containing protein, with translation MTNGRSALRTSVLVLAAVVAIPVLAMALGVSTMAIGGWGHMAAGTGAWGGAIPAVLPLLVLVGLGYVLYAGLNEGDSRRTDGALEELEVAYARGELSDEEFERRRERLREGE
- a CDS encoding site-2 protease family protein, producing the protein MYDVDPPESGPSLERIESVFAVYDVETDGDELRYYGDPLLDPEAAMRELWPAFREAGYEAQLRLRHGEYVVVAEPISIGVEGVPWTNVILFLATVGSTLFAGSQWYYIDPFANPTGMLRAWPFTVAILTVLGVHEMGHYVLSRYHRVEASLPYFLPVPTLIGTMGAVIKMKGRMPDRKALFDIGVAGPLAGLAATVVVTVIGLHLPPVHAPPELVDSTNTIEISLGYPPLLELLAAAFDQPLYRDDPTTVVHPVVIGGWVGMFVTFLNLLPVGQLDGGHVLRAMAGEFQETIAALVPGALFALAAYLYYVSGYSGNSVFIWVFWGLFATLIAAVGPAQPVDDSRLGVGRFVVGVVTFALGVLCFMPVPIAVVS
- the lysS gene encoding lysine--tRNA ligase, which produces MSAEDDADAESPYTLQREREGGEEHHVFWADEVADRIEARDPDEPIVIKGGISPSGVPHLGNVNEIMRGYYVAAVLRERGHEVRQVFTADDRDPLRKLPRTLCDLDGNLVDLGDVDAGALGRNLGAPYTDIPDPFGCCGSYGEHFSTIIQDSADAVDVPIDLVSTTDLYESGDLDAVTRHVLGNREHAREVLSKYQDKVDDDYVPFNPICEECGKVTETVTGVDLDAGEVGTVDYRCTDMEAGDRTIEGCGHEGTATLREGKMPWRFEWPGQWQVLGVDFEPFGKDHAEGSWPSGEDVARNVLGIEPPVPMVYEWFTLDGEPFSSSAGNVILVSDVLELLEPEVLRYFFAKDPSKARDFSVERLDLLVDEFDRFEAIYFGEVDASEDERAFAERVYPLVVEEPREERLRLPYTFAAVLGMTDDPDLREKIARREGHVPEDAPEWAIEDALERVERARTWARRTGNQFDYELKRSELPDHEFDAATEDALDELADFVAAGHGPDEIQGEIYETAKRHDVPVGDFFAAGYRLFFDEEQGPKLGPFLANVDREFVVDRLRRER
- a CDS encoding helix-turn-helix transcriptional regulator → MTLVTRRRADIAVGALIASILLAGAVSAVQLSLMDGSAMGQMESAPLLHSVGPFLGSLVVASLVGGVYVLVRGQLIPDASDRATQTTGDAAEESAEIDATEGANAADPSPADAAAKPRILAVLPDDERRILEPVVESPGLTQSTVADRSGFSRSKVSQTVTDLEERGLLYREPQGRTYRVYPADDLDERA
- the thiL gene encoding thiamine-phosphate kinase produces the protein MDERDALAALAEELEAAGDDAAVVDDLVVTTDMLHERTDFPAGTTRYAAGWRAVGASLSDVAAMGAEATAAVAAYAAPAFDREELLAFVRGARDVCERVGADYVGGDLDAHEEFTVATTAIGRTDDPVYREGARPGEVVCVTGTLGRSAAALQLFERGDADRANDLFRFEPRVAAGRALAPYATAMMDSSDGLARSLHQLAEASGCGFAVDADRVPVDETVREVVDEPLETAMTFGEDFELVVTVREADLDAAREDADVPIAEIGTVEAEAEGITLDGEPLPDRGYTH
- a CDS encoding lysylphosphatidylglycerol synthase transmembrane domain-containing protein; the protein is MIAGFAGALIVLAVLLWLVGVGEVVATLRRADVDVLALVALAALGWLLAWSLALRTVLAILGIDVSVRQATAVFAATVFANNVTPFGQAGGEPVSALLISSVADTEYETGLATIVSLDALKLLPPIGFGLLGIAYYATTITLSERLETAAVALCALAVGLPAVGLALWRRRDGVASGTARGLAAVLGGLGRVIPRWRPPTAAALERRARGFVGALERVAGEPRAVAFALAYVSLGWLGLIASLWLSLAALGFGDPRLLAAAFVAVPLGSVASATPFPGALGGMEAALVVLLTPITGLPASAVGAAVLCHRFATYWLPTLLGGAAAFAFGSTARW